Below is a genomic region from Spiroplasma endosymbiont of Dioctria linearis.
TTAATGGTAATCCTCCAATATATTTTTTATAAAAATTTAGAAGTAAATTATTATATTTTAATAATTGCTCTTTTTCAGGATTTTTATTTTTTAAACTTACTAATTCTTGTTTAAAATTATCATAATCTTTTCATTGAGAATAAATATTTTTAATAGTTTGTTTTGATCCTATATTTCCTATCGGTCAAGACGAGTCAATATCTGCATTATCCAAATCCAATAAAAAACTTGTAGAAAGATTTTTTCAGTTTAATCAACTAAATTCGGCTCATGCTGTATTATTTTTTTGAGCAATATCATATGAATAGTACTCTGAATGTATATCAGAGTTTAAGATATTTTTAGTAACCTTATTTCAATTAATAGTTTTTTTATCTTCTAAAAGAGGATACGCCGTACTTACTTTATCTTTGCTTTTTGACCCCACATATTGATCTATTATTTTATTTTTAAAATCAAATCCTCATTCTTCATCTTTAAAATTTGGATTATAGGTTTTATAAAAAGTTAAAGGATTATTTGGTAAAGGACTAGTATACTCAACTTTATTTTTATAATAGATATTTGAAAATACCGATTCATAATTTCTCTTAATTTGCTTTGGAATAACTATTGTTGCAGTTGTTAGTGTGGAACACAATAACATAGCAGCTGCTATTCCTGTTATTTTTGTTAATGAAGATAAGAAAAGAGCAGATCTTAGTTTTTTATTAAATTTAGAACTCTTATATAATTTTTTATATTGTCTTGCTAAGTAAGATATTTTTAAGGTTTTAACACCATTATTTAAATAAATAATTCCTTTATTAAAAACTGTAAAAGAGATTATTTTTATAATAAAAATAAATATTAATATAAAGAAAATAAAAATAGTGAGAAAAACTAAAGGTAAATAACTGAAATTTTTAAAGCTAAAATTAAAAAAGTTTGAGAAAATATTAAGCACTTGTATCTCTAAAGAGTAAAAGAATATTAATGAGAAAATAAAACCTACTAATATTGAAAAAAGTATGTTTGCTAAATAATTAATAATTATATTTTTATTTTTATATCCCATAGACTTCAAATAACCAATTTCATTCAATGAGCTTTCAAAATCTTTTTTTGTTACTAAATAAATTATAAATAAGCAAATTGAAAAAATTAAAGTCAGTAAAAGACTTGATAATATATTAAATAATAGGATTACCTTGTTAGGTCCATTTACACGTGAATAGCTTCTAGAATTTTTATCATTATTATTATAAAAATAAGTTGAGTTATTGCTTAAATTTCCATATTCCTTATATTTTTTATTTATAGATTCTAAGTCTCTGTTACCATATCTATTATTAAATTTAATAGAAAAATAGGAATTACCATCATATTCAGAAGTTAAAGATATTAAAGAGTTTGAAGAGTTATATATTTTCATGTTTCTTTCTTCATATTTATCATCTCCATATTTTACATTGAATTTGTAATCACTAAATCCCATATTTCTATAATCTAAATATACAATAGCTTCTTTATTCATATTTGGTAAGAATGACATATCACCAAATATTGGATATGCAAAATCCGCAGAACTACCAAATCCAATTACTTGGTATCAGTTTAATCCATAATATTGATTAAGTTCAAGTAAATCCTCAATATTTGCTGTATTTGAAATATCTGAAGCAACATTTTGATTTTCTTTAACAAGAAGAGAATCTCCATATTCATCTGGGTGTAATCTAATAACTTCTCCAATTTTAATATTATTTTTTTTAGCAAACTGCTTATTTATTATTACCTCCCTTTTAGATTTTTGATATGAATTAGAAAAACCTCTACCTTTATCAATTACTAGACAATCTATACAGTTATTGCTAATTGAATGAGTTTTAGATAAAACCTTTAGTTTTAATAATTCATCATGATTTTTAATATTATTAATATTTCACTCTTCTGTCTTACTTCATTCAAAGTTATTTTCTAAAGCTAATCTATTTAAAATATATTGTTGATACAATTCTTGATTTTCAGGAAGATTGTCTTTTTCATCTTTTGAAGGATCTATTAGACGATAACTTTTATCAACTTCCATTACACTATCTCTTACATTACTAATTTTTTTAAATTCATTGTAACCTCAAAGGACTTTTAAATTAATAGAGAAAATTGAAAAAAGAATAAAAAAAGTAAAAAAAAGTAAAAAAGAAACAGCAATAACTGAAATAGAGTTGTTTCTAATTTTTCTTATTGAATTTTTAAAAAATAATATCTTTGTTTTCATTTTTAACCCTTAAAAAATTATAAAATAAGTATTTTTATAAATTTTTAAATAAGGTTGTTATTTTTTATATTTATAAATAAATTTACTTTTGATTAAATAATTACAAAAATTATAACATATTTATCAATATCATTATTTATAAGTTTTTTACTATCATCTATCCAATTGTTACTTCCTCTTCTAAATAACTAAAGTTTTGTTTATTTTTAGGTTTTACAAAAGCTAATAATGTATTAGATATTCCTAATTGACCTATAAACATTGTCATTACTAACATTATTTTACTTATTACACCTAACTGAATAATTTGTTCATTAGGGAATGGTTGAAATCCAACTGTACCAAAGGCACTACATACATACATTATTAATTTAATAATTGTTGCTTCTGTATTTTGAGTCTCATCTGTTCTAAATAGCATTTTATTACTATCCAAATAAACAATAAATATACTTGTTGTTACAATAAAGAACGAAATAAATACTACAGCAAAAGCTCTTTTAACAGTCTCATCTGGTATTTTTCTTTTAAATACCTCAACTGATTTTTTATTTCTCATAATAGAAAATATTGCTAATACACAGATAGCAAAAGTTGTTGTTCTAATTCCCCCAGCAGTAGATGATGGTGCAGCTCCAATAAACATTCAAATAGATAATAAGTATTTACTTCCAGCAGTAAAACTATTAACATCTACTGTTGCAAAACCAGCATTTCTAGTTGAAGAGACATTAAAAATTAAATCCATCATTCAAACATGAGTTGGCTTCCAGGCCCCACCATTAGATACTCATTTATGATAAATATTAATTTTTTCATCACCCAATAAGTTATAAGTCTCTTCATAATGACCACTTAATAATATTTGACTTTCTTCAACAGTAAGATACTCTGTTAAAAAAACTAATATGGGCCCCAATATGAATAAAGTTATATAAGTTATAAAATTTAGCTTTGTGAATAAAGAGAATTTAACTTTTTTTCCTTGTTTTCTTGCTTTAATTTTTTTCTTAATATCATGATATGTTGGATATCCTAATCCACCTATTACTCATTGACATAGGAAAGTAACTTGAATTAAATAAGCATGCGAACTTCCTTGATTATAAGGAAGTAGCGAGTTACCACTTACAATATCAAATCCAGCATTATTTGTTGCACTTATTGAATGAAATATGGCAAATCAAAGTGATTTTCCAAAATCATTATAAGGATTTGTAACAGTTGATGGATCTAATTTATGAGTTCCCTCAAATGAAAGCGGAGTAAAATAAAATCCAAAAAATAAAACTATTGATCCCACTAACTCTAATATTAATAAAAATACAAAGGCATCTTTTATCATTTCCACAGTATTTGATAAACTATTATTTCCTCTTTCTTTTTGAGCAATATTTTGATCGTCTAAAGAAATTTTTCTTCCTATCATTACTAAAAGAGTAATTTTAATTGTAAGAATTCCAATTCCTCCAATTTGACACATTATTATTATTAATAATTGTCCTAAAAATGAATAACCCGTATTTGTTTGTACCATAGTTATTCCTGTATCAGATATAGCACTTGAAGCTGTAAACATTCCCGTAATGAAATTTCAGTGATTTTTTGAATCAATAACAACTCCCGGAATTGAAAGTAAAAAACCCCCTAATATGATAGAAATTAAATAAGCCAAAATTATTTTCCCACTTATTCTAGAAAAAGGTAATCAGTTTTTTAACTTATGAAAAAACTTTTCATTCTTATTTTCTACACTTTTTTTTACTTCTGTCTTTTTTTTATTAGATTTACTTTTAACAATATCTTTCTCATCATTTGAAGAATTTTTCATAAAAATAGCCTCTTTTTAAATCTATATTAAATTATACATTAAAGATTAAAAGAGTTGTATAATTAATAAGTTAGAAAGTTGGAGTAAATATGGCTAGAAAAAAAAGTTTTGCTATATTTGGGGCAAACTACTTTGGTCTATCAGTGGCGCAAACACTAGATGAAAGAAAACAATTAATAAAGATTTTTGACTATGATGAAGAGAGATTAAATTTACATATTAATCAATTTGAATCAGTTGAGGGGGTTGTATTAGATGCAACAAATAAAAATGCTTTAGAGAAAAATGGTATTTCACAATATGATGGAGTTATAGTATGTTTTGGTGGAAATATGGAGTCAAGTATTTTAACAGTTTTAAATCTAATAGATTTAGGTGTTGAAAATATTATTGTTAAAGCAAGAGATGAGAGACATAAAAGAATATTATTAGCTCTTGGACTTGAAGAAGACAAAGTTATTATTCCTGATGTTATTACAGGTAAAATGGTTGCAACAAAATCCTTATTTGATATTGAAAGTGAAGTTCAATCAATTGATAATGAATATGTTTTTACAAGCATTACTGTTCATGAAGAAGAAATTATTGATAAATCAATATTTGATGCTGGTTTAGTTTCTAATAAGGACTTTAATATTATTCAAATAAAAAGAAATGGTAAAACTATTTTACCTGATGAATATACAATTCTTAAAGAAGGAGATATTCTTGGAGTATATGCAAAAAATAATGTTGTAAATGATCTAGTTTTAAAAATTAGAGGAGAGCAAGAAATAGAAGAATAAAAAAGGTTAACCTTAAAATGTGGTTAACCTTTTTTATAATTTTTTTATAATTTTTTTTATT
It encodes:
- a CDS encoding ABC transporter permease, translated to MKTKILFFKNSIRKIRNNSISVIAVSFLLFFTFFILFSIFSINLKVLWGYNEFKKISNVRDSVMEVDKSYRLIDPSKDEKDNLPENQELYQQYILNRLALENNFEWSKTEEWNINNIKNHDELLKLKVLSKTHSISNNCIDCLVIDKGRGFSNSYQKSKREVIINKQFAKKNNIKIGEVIRLHPDEYGDSLLVKENQNVASDISNTANIEDLLELNQYYGLNWYQVIGFGSSADFAYPIFGDMSFLPNMNKEAIVYLDYRNMGFSDYKFNVKYGDDKYEERNMKIYNSSNSLISLTSEYDGNSYFSIKFNNRYGNRDLESINKKYKEYGNLSNNSTYFYNNNDKNSRSYSRVNGPNKVILLFNILSSLLLTLIFSICLFIIYLVTKKDFESSLNEIGYLKSMGYKNKNIIINYLANILFSILVGFIFSLIFFYSLEIQVLNIFSNFFNFSFKNFSYLPLVFLTIFIFFILIFIFIIKIISFTVFNKGIIYLNNGVKTLKISYLARQYKKLYKSSKFNKKLRSALFLSSLTKITGIAAAMLLCSTLTTATIVIPKQIKRNYESVFSNIYYKNKVEYTSPLPNNPLTFYKTYNPNFKDEEWGFDFKNKIIDQYVGSKSKDKVSTAYPLLEDKKTINWNKVTKNILNSDIHSEYYSYDIAQKNNTAWAEFSWLNWKNLSTSFLLDLDNADIDSSWPIGNIGSKQTIKNIYSQWKDYDNFKQELVSLKNKNPEKEQLLKYNNLLLNFYKKYIGGLPLKYNSKIVENNQINIKEINSIIKKETIYKGDYFSNYDKYWKISKDYNDFYEIKNSEIADFNFTYNDNLVDVKNLKSSVISDWENQDIIRLNNNLTLWFASVFEWRLGMGILLLTYTNSPYFIQQKIIKSIELNENYNVSNSLVPYDKKSEELGTYFKANYRDQDFNIYGVNEKSKLNLLKNKKNTVINNQLFNDSNSYYPLIINKALSENLKIKEGNVIDFNVYIEKLEKYINNNYSDIGINDLEMGWSKSPFKDFRTQSSRSYYSAPKSTSDYRNFSDTSLGIPVSFNSAKIGGVDFAITNGGAVGASNQPPIHKRVTDNELQITNNIYKSNKKFRIVGIEKSYGTPKAWITNDNANEIIGYDKVEEFNFNNFFIPEWAHVEEIYTFEQFNDEELKNKLKNISYKEFKANRNKNEKWKNMYDFFINQYPIFNYKLSSKAEIFDLTSGLSNSQRYGDYSQFGTRGSYGLIYPENCETEEECEPIIDKNNYYEGFSIATLKGLLPVNSVTEITKDLISTLNFSIYIFIIILLIITFIILMLATTLIITDNKEFINGMKIMGYSNFYIINQIFNVYNGVILFMFSIGFLLGLLLLSGVINFVSLSTSLVFFTTFIWWHPLLVFLLLSSLYILTFYISWFNIKKIRVI
- a CDS encoding TrkH family potassium uptake protein → MKNSSNDEKDIVKSKSNKKKTEVKKSVENKNEKFFHKLKNWLPFSRISGKIILAYLISIILGGFLLSIPGVVIDSKNHWNFITGMFTASSAISDTGITMVQTNTGYSFLGQLLIIIMCQIGGIGILTIKITLLVMIGRKISLDDQNIAQKERGNNSLSNTVEMIKDAFVFLLILELVGSIVLFFGFYFTPLSFEGTHKLDPSTVTNPYNDFGKSLWFAIFHSISATNNAGFDIVSGNSLLPYNQGSSHAYLIQVTFLCQWVIGGLGYPTYHDIKKKIKARKQGKKVKFSLFTKLNFITYITLFILGPILVFLTEYLTVEESQILLSGHYEETYNLLGDEKINIYHKWVSNGGAWKPTHVWMMDLIFNVSSTRNAGFATVDVNSFTAGSKYLLSIWMFIGAAPSSTAGGIRTTTFAICVLAIFSIMRNKKSVEVFKRKIPDETVKRAFAVVFISFFIVTTSIFIVYLDSNKMLFRTDETQNTEATIIKLIMYVCSAFGTVGFQPFPNEQIIQLGVISKIMLVMTMFIGQLGISNTLLAFVKPKNKQNFSYLEEEVTIG
- a CDS encoding TrkA family potassium uptake protein — its product is MARKKSFAIFGANYFGLSVAQTLDERKQLIKIFDYDEERLNLHINQFESVEGVVLDATNKNALEKNGISQYDGVIVCFGGNMESSILTVLNLIDLGVENIIVKARDERHKRILLALGLEEDKVIIPDVITGKMVATKSLFDIESEVQSIDNEYVFTSITVHEEEIIDKSIFDAGLVSNKDFNIIQIKRNGKTILPDEYTILKEGDILGVYAKNNVVNDLVLKIRGEQEIEE